From one Tetragenococcus osmophilus genomic stretch:
- a CDS encoding Hsp20/alpha crystallin family protein, with amino-acid sequence MANLMSRNNDLMDMRDGFFDNFFSNFMGNDNFQVDIKEKDNSYEVTADLPGFDKSDLNVTYDDDVLTIEATRNDVTEDKDEEGNFIRRERNSSSYRRQFMLKGIDEDKIDASFKDGVLSLELPKAPGQDEDKKKIDIK; translated from the coding sequence ATGGCAAACTTAATGTCAAGAAATAACGATTTAATGGATATGAGAGATGGTTTTTTCGATAATTTCTTCTCCAATTTTATGGGAAACGATAATTTTCAAGTCGATATCAAGGAAAAAGATAATAGTTATGAAGTAACAGCTGATTTGCCAGGATTTGATAAGTCAGATTTAAATGTTACCTATGATGACGATGTTTTGACAATCGAAGCAACTCGTAATGACGTAACCGAAGATAAAGATGAAGAAGGAAACTTTATACGCCGTGAACGTAACAGTAGTTCATATCGTCGTCAATTCATGCTAAAAGGTATTGATGAAGATAAAATTGACGCTTCATTTAAAGACGGTGTACTAAGCTTGGAATTACCAAAAGCACCTGGACAAGATGAAGATAAGAAAAAAATTGATATTAAATAA
- the recQ gene encoding DNA helicase RecQ: protein MVELEEILTEKFGFSSFRKGQKTIIQKILDKENVLGIMPTGGGKSVCYQLPALLFEGLTLVISPLISLMKDQVDSLNDMGIPATFINSSLSYIEINKRLEKAKNQEVKLLYVAPERLESEDFLRLLEKVNIELLAVDEAHCISQWGHDFRPSYLKLAEMIQSLKQRPTVIALTATATQQVAKDISDVLSIPNNNQVNTGFARENLAFQVVKEQKDSYLFAYLKMNRNQSGIIYATTRKEVERLYHLLRQNDFSVGIYHGGMGKDERAQSQEDFLFERVQVMVATNAFGMGIDKSNVRFVIHAQIPGNIESYYQEAGRAGRDGLPSDAILLYAPQDLQIQHFFIEQSNLSNEYQQNEYEKLREMNQYAHTQMCLQRYILRYFGEQGKDCGKCSNCLDEREAVDVTLDTQKVLSCVKRMNERFGKTMVAKVLTASKTQQIKNWHLDQLTTYGLMKHWSQKEVTNLIDYLTAEQYLMLTKGEFPKLSVSSTGIEVLLGKQKVYRKQAAVKQLADNDELFEKLRALRLELAQEQNMPPYIVFSDKTLQELAQKKPSTPVELLQIKGIGQNKLDKYGEQFLNLLNEQ, encoded by the coding sequence ATGGTGGAATTAGAAGAAATTTTAACAGAAAAATTCGGTTTTTCTAGTTTTCGTAAGGGACAAAAAACGATTATCCAAAAGATTTTAGATAAAGAAAACGTATTAGGGATTATGCCCACAGGAGGAGGGAAATCGGTTTGTTATCAACTTCCTGCGCTTTTATTTGAAGGGTTAACCTTAGTAATTTCTCCTTTAATTTCTTTGATGAAAGATCAAGTGGATAGCTTAAATGATATGGGTATACCAGCTACTTTTATTAATAGTTCGCTGTCTTATATTGAAATAAATAAACGACTTGAAAAAGCTAAAAATCAAGAAGTTAAACTGTTATATGTGGCGCCAGAACGTTTAGAATCTGAAGATTTTTTGCGTTTACTTGAAAAAGTAAATATTGAGCTTTTAGCGGTGGATGAGGCTCATTGTATCTCGCAATGGGGACATGATTTTCGTCCAAGTTATTTAAAATTAGCAGAAATGATTCAGTCATTAAAACAAAGACCCACAGTTATAGCGTTAACGGCTACGGCAACTCAGCAAGTGGCTAAAGATATTTCTGATGTTTTATCTATCCCTAACAATAACCAAGTCAATACTGGTTTTGCTAGAGAAAATTTAGCCTTTCAGGTTGTTAAAGAGCAAAAAGATAGTTATTTATTTGCTTATTTAAAGATGAATAGAAATCAGTCAGGCATTATCTATGCAACGACGAGAAAAGAAGTGGAGCGGCTATATCATTTATTGCGACAAAATGATTTTTCTGTAGGAATATACCACGGGGGAATGGGAAAAGATGAACGAGCTCAAAGTCAGGAAGATTTTTTATTTGAGCGTGTTCAAGTGATGGTAGCTACGAATGCATTTGGGATGGGGATTGATAAAAGCAATGTGCGTTTTGTGATTCATGCTCAGATCCCTGGCAATATTGAGTCTTATTACCAAGAAGCTGGTAGAGCAGGTAGAGATGGCTTGCCAAGCGATGCTATCTTGCTTTATGCTCCTCAAGATTTACAAATTCAGCATTTTTTTATTGAACAATCTAACCTAAGTAATGAATATCAACAAAATGAATACGAAAAGTTAAGAGAAATGAATCAATATGCTCATACACAAATGTGCTTACAACGTTATATTTTGCGGTATTTTGGAGAGCAAGGTAAGGATTGTGGTAAATGTAGCAATTGTTTGGATGAAAGAGAAGCGGTAGATGTCACTTTAGATACACAAAAGGTATTGTCATGTGTAAAACGAATGAACGAACGTTTTGGAAAGACAATGGTTGCTAAAGTCTTAACAGCTTCAAAAACGCAGCAAATAAAAAATTGGCATTTAGACCAGTTAACGACCTATGGTTTAATGAAACATTGGTCGCAAAAAGAAGTGACAAATTTGATAGATTATTTAACGGCTGAGCAATACCTTATGCTTACTAAAGGAGAGTTTCCAAAATTAAGTGTATCCTCTACAGGGATCGAAGTTTTATTGGGGAAACAAAAAGTTTATCGCAAACAAGCTGCAGTAAAACAGCTAGCTGATAATGATGAACTCTTTGAAAAGTTGCGTGCTTTACGATTAGAGTTAGCTCAAGAACAAAATATGCCCCCTTATATTGTGTTTTCAGATAAAACCTTGCAAGAGCTAGCCCAGAAAAAACCAAGCACACCCGTGGAATTATTACAGATTAAAGGAATTGGACAAAATAAACTGGATAAATATGGAGAGCAGTTTTTAAATTTATTAAACGAACAATAG
- the lepB gene encoding signal peptidase I, protein MKEFIKNWGIFFLLVAIFIALRVFVIAPVSVNGHSMDPTLADGQKLMTYQLSTIDRFDIVTTKEPDDLDKLAVKRVIGLPNDHVQMEDDVLTVNGEEVDESYLAPYKQEFAEDKMQNEYTYNPAFQEIAGNADNFTNDFTYEVPEGEYFVLGDNRLISKDSRTFGFVDGSMIEGEVAFRYWPLSEISIINN, encoded by the coding sequence TTGAAAGAATTTATAAAAAATTGGGGTATCTTTTTTTTGCTAGTAGCGATCTTTATCGCTTTGCGTGTATTTGTCATCGCGCCAGTATCCGTTAATGGGCATTCTATGGACCCTACGTTAGCTGATGGTCAAAAATTAATGACTTATCAATTATCAACCATTGACCGCTTTGATATTGTTACAACAAAAGAGCCCGACGATTTGGACAAGTTAGCAGTTAAACGGGTAATTGGATTACCCAATGATCACGTACAAATGGAAGATGACGTTCTTACTGTCAATGGTGAAGAGGTAGATGAATCTTATTTAGCACCTTATAAGCAAGAGTTTGCTGAAGATAAAATGCAAAACGAGTATACTTATAACCCGGCATTTCAAGAAATTGCGGGAAACGCTGATAACTTCACGAACGACTTTACATATGAGGTGCCAGAAGGTGAATATTTTGTTCTGGGAGATAATCGTTTAATCTCTAAAGATAGCCGTACTTTTGGATTTGTGGATGGTTCTATGATTGAAGGCGAAGTAGCTTTTCGTTATTGGCCTTTATCAGAGATTTCGATTATAAATAATTAG
- a CDS encoding TrkH family potassium uptake protein — MKSLAREAWNKGRFFFGHKLSSVQVIVSYYLLMTLIALILFYLPIFRQPGSHVPFIDMFFMAVSTISVTGLSTFPINEIFNEYGVVLLEVLFQVGGLGIMMISTFFFIISKRKVTLKQRQLIMTDMNQPRLSGIVRLIRTTFTIILGLQIFSGVAFSLYLKINDYYDRWIDALYYGFYEAISAVTNSGFDVTGHSISPYANDFLFLLAIMILIFIGGIGFPVLMDVREWLSHRFSKKLSTFRFRFSLFTKIALLSSVILFVGGALVIFFLEKNHLFSHMSMTGQGVNSMFYSITTRNAGLQIHDLNNFQTTTLMIFALLMFIGCSPSSVGGGIRTTTIMIIGLYLFAFLKGERHINIFGRNIDREDVRKSIAVFMLSLIMCFSCVIFLTAIEDVSLLSIIVEVTSAFGTTGLSLGITEELTTVGKLVITVLMFIGRVSMLYTIMLFIPKKPSNSGYRYPTEKIIIG; from the coding sequence ATGAAATCTCTTGCGCGAGAAGCTTGGAACAAGGGTAGATTCTTTTTTGGACACAAACTTTCTTCGGTCCAAGTCATCGTATCTTATTATTTGTTGATGACACTTATCGCCCTTATTTTATTTTATTTGCCCATTTTCCGACAACCAGGTTCTCATGTGCCTTTTATCGATATGTTTTTTATGGCTGTTAGTACAATCAGCGTTACGGGCTTATCGACCTTTCCAATCAATGAGATATTTAACGAATATGGTGTGGTTCTATTAGAAGTCCTCTTCCAAGTTGGGGGATTAGGGATTATGATGATTTCCACATTTTTCTTTATTATTTCAAAACGTAAAGTTACCTTAAAACAAAGACAATTAATTATGACCGATATGAACCAACCTCGCTTAAGTGGAATTGTCCGTTTAATACGGACAACTTTTACAATTATACTAGGCCTTCAAATTTTTAGTGGGGTCGCTTTTAGTCTCTATCTAAAAATAAACGATTATTATGATCGATGGATAGATGCCTTATATTATGGTTTTTACGAAGCCATTTCCGCAGTAACAAACTCCGGCTTTGATGTAACCGGACATTCGATCTCGCCGTATGCTAATGATTTTTTGTTTTTACTTGCGATTATGATTTTAATATTTATCGGTGGGATCGGCTTTCCTGTTTTGATGGATGTTAGAGAATGGCTCTCTCATAGGTTTTCCAAAAAGTTAAGCACTTTTCGTTTCCGTTTTTCTTTATTTACCAAAATTGCTTTACTATCTTCAGTGATTCTATTTGTCGGTGGGGCCTTAGTGATCTTTTTCTTAGAAAAAAACCACTTATTTAGCCATATGAGTATGACGGGTCAAGGAGTTAACAGTATGTTTTACTCAATTACAACCCGTAATGCAGGACTACAGATCCATGATTTAAATAACTTTCAAACCACTACATTAATGATTTTTGCCTTGTTAATGTTTATAGGTTGTAGTCCAAGCTCAGTAGGCGGGGGTATCCGAACCACTACGATAATGATTATCGGACTCTATCTTTTCGCCTTCTTAAAAGGGGAACGCCATATCAATATTTTTGGCCGTAACATCGACCGTGAAGATGTCCGTAAATCGATTGCTGTCTTCATGTTATCTCTTATTATGTGTTTTAGTTGCGTCATCTTTTTAACTGCAATCGAAGATGTATCCTTACTTTCAATCATTGTGGAAGTCACCTCTGCGTTTGGGACTACAGGATTGTCCCTAGGTATTACTGAGGAGTTAACAACTGTTGGCAAGTTAGTTATCACTGTCTTAATGTTCATCGGTAGGGTAAGCATGCTATATACCATTATGCTATTTATCCCGAAAAAGCCTAGTAATTCAGGCTACCGTTATCCAACTGAAAAGATTATTATTGGTTGA
- a CDS encoding helix-turn-helix domain-containing protein, with translation MKIGERLKKQREIKTWSQQELADKLHISRQSISKWEQDIALPSFANIVAISDLFGISLDELIREDEELMNKLKINQKFTPIEKIVWLSISISILIFAILLAFNTNFKEITPWLQGAGTIFLIALLFSVDWKKINQAFSKKAIILSIFTLVLFLLPFLYGEIISFFQGISEFSETVV, from the coding sequence ATGAAGATAGGTGAACGACTAAAAAAGCAACGTGAAATTAAAACATGGTCTCAGCAAGAACTAGCAGATAAATTACACATCTCACGTCAATCTATTTCTAAATGGGAGCAAGATATTGCTTTGCCTAGTTTCGCTAATATTGTTGCTATTAGTGATCTCTTCGGAATTTCTTTGGACGAACTTATTAGAGAAGATGAAGAGCTTATGAATAAACTTAAAATAAATCAAAAATTCACGCCGATAGAAAAAATTGTCTGGTTAAGTATTAGTATATCCATACTCATATTTGCCATATTACTTGCATTTAATACTAATTTTAAAGAGATCACACCTTGGTTACAAGGAGCCGGAACTATTTTCCTTATTGCTTTACTTTTTTCAGTCGATTGGAAAAAAATCAATCAAGCTTTTTCAAAAAAGGCGATTATATTAAGCATTTTCACTTTGGTTTTATTTCTATTACCATTTTTATATGGCGAAATTATAAGTTTTTTTCAAGGGATATCCGAATTTTCTGAAACAGTAGTATAA
- a CDS encoding Mur ligase family protein yields MGIRSYVASFVGKSSQWFLKTFTNGGSSLPGKLALKIDPAILDHLAKDYKVVVVTGTNGKTLTTALTVNILQQEFDNVLTNPTGANLIQGIVSTFLSARSEKGQKKFAVLEIDEASLSKVTNFIKPELFVFTNIFRDQMDRYGEIYTTYQLIVDGAAKSPEATILANGDSPIFNSLETVNPRKYYGFDHKSDEEQMAHYNTDGVLCPKCQHILHYKMITYANLGKYYCPNCGFQRPELDYKLTNLSNMTNTSAEFTIDNNDYKLEVGGMYNIYNALAATAVAEYYQVAPEKIRKGIGFDEKVFGRQEVVDIDGKQCTLVLVKNPVGLNQVIDMIGLSPYNFSLVSLLNANYADGTDISWIWDGNYEAFSDTDIPKVISGGERHEDMTKRLQVAGIPEEKLTETQNLDEVIEQIKQLPTEQVYILSTYTAILQLRKKLADKGYIKGGMDRG; encoded by the coding sequence ATGGGAATTCGAAGTTATGTTGCTTCTTTTGTAGGAAAAAGTTCGCAATGGTTTTTAAAAACTTTTACTAATGGTGGCTCAAGTTTGCCTGGCAAGTTGGCATTAAAAATTGACCCAGCTATTTTAGACCACTTGGCAAAAGACTATAAGGTGGTTGTAGTAACCGGAACAAATGGTAAGACTCTAACGACCGCATTAACTGTTAATATCTTACAACAAGAATTTGATAATGTATTAACTAATCCTACTGGTGCTAATTTGATCCAAGGAATTGTTTCTACTTTTCTTTCTGCTAGATCCGAAAAAGGACAAAAGAAATTCGCTGTTTTAGAAATTGATGAGGCAAGTTTAAGCAAAGTAACCAATTTCATTAAACCTGAATTGTTTGTGTTTACAAATATCTTCCGCGACCAAATGGATCGTTACGGTGAAATTTACACAACTTATCAATTAATCGTAGATGGTGCGGCAAAATCTCCAGAAGCAACAATTTTAGCTAATGGTGACTCACCCATCTTCAATTCACTTGAAACGGTAAACCCTAGAAAATATTATGGTTTTGACCATAAAAGCGATGAAGAACAAATGGCACATTATAATACAGATGGCGTATTATGCCCTAAGTGCCAACATATCTTACATTATAAAATGATTACCTATGCGAACCTAGGTAAATATTATTGCCCTAACTGTGGTTTTCAAAGACCAGAATTGGATTATAAATTAACAAACCTAAGTAATATGACCAATACTTCAGCAGAATTTACTATCGACAATAACGATTATAAATTAGAAGTTGGTGGTATGTATAACATTTATAATGCTTTGGCAGCTACAGCTGTTGCTGAATATTATCAAGTCGCTCCTGAAAAAATTCGCAAAGGAATCGGTTTTGACGAAAAAGTCTTTGGCCGTCAAGAAGTTGTAGATATAGATGGTAAGCAATGTACTCTAGTTTTAGTTAAAAATCCGGTGGGCTTAAACCAAGTGATTGATATGATCGGCTTATCTCCTTACAATTTTTCATTGGTCTCCCTATTAAATGCCAATTATGCAGATGGTACTGATATTAGTTGGATCTGGGACGGTAACTATGAAGCCTTCAGTGACACTGATATTCCTAAAGTCATCTCTGGTGGAGAGCGGCATGAAGATATGACTAAACGCTTGCAAGTTGCAGGTATCCCCGAAGAAAAATTAACAGAAACACAAAACTTAGACGAAGTGATTGAACAAATCAAACAATTACCTACAGAACAAGTTTATATTTTATCTACCTACACAGCTATTTTACAATTACGTAAAAAATTAGCAGACAAAGGCTATATCAAAGGAGGAATGGATCGTGGCTAA
- a CDS encoding type 1 glutamine amidotransferase: MANYQLRMSHLYGNLLNTYGDNGNILMLNYIAQKMGVDLSTEIVSLQEPFDPNRYDLVFFGGGQDFEQYIVSKDIQAKKESLIDYIENDGVMLAICGGYQLLGHYYTGAHGEKIQGISALDHYTLSQDNNRFIGDIKIYNEEFDETYVGFENHNGYTILGDNEKPLGRIVQGYGNNGKDQTEGAHYHNVFCSYFHGPILARNELLAERLINTALFNKYGETIDLALSS, encoded by the coding sequence GTGGCTAATTATCAATTACGGATGTCTCATCTTTATGGTAATCTATTAAATACCTATGGAGACAACGGAAATATTTTAATGCTAAACTACATTGCACAAAAAATGGGCGTTGATTTGTCCACTGAAATTGTTAGTCTCCAAGAGCCGTTTGATCCAAATCGATATGATTTAGTCTTTTTTGGCGGTGGTCAAGATTTTGAACAATATATCGTTTCAAAAGATATTCAAGCAAAAAAAGAAAGCTTGATTGATTATATTGAAAACGATGGGGTTATGCTAGCTATTTGTGGCGGCTACCAATTGCTAGGACACTACTATACAGGCGCTCATGGAGAAAAAATTCAAGGAATTTCCGCTTTAGACCACTATACTTTAAGCCAAGATAATAATCGTTTTATTGGAGATATTAAGATCTATAATGAAGAATTTGATGAGACCTATGTGGGATTTGAAAATCATAATGGCTATACTATTTTAGGAGATAATGAAAAACCTTTAGGAAGAATCGTTCAAGGCTACGGTAATAACGGCAAAGATCAAACTGAAGGTGCTCATTATCATAATGTATTTTGTTCATATTTCCATGGGCCTATTTTAGCAAGAAACGAGTTACTAGCTGAGCGTTTGATTAATACAGCTTTATTTAATAAATATGGCGAGACAATCGATTTAGCACTTTCTTCATGA
- a CDS encoding PTS sugar transporter subunit IIA yields the protein MFSFLKKKKTVLYSPANGQLVPLTKVEDPVFSQGMMGPGIAVLPSSDDIYSPVEGTVSNVFPTKHAIGLKTKDNKEVLLHFGIDTVELKGEGFEVFVEVDDKVQEDTLLARMDRNYLKEQEKIDTLMVLFPEEKDFPEVEEKDVQASEELFELN from the coding sequence ATGTTTTCGTTTTTGAAAAAGAAAAAAACTGTTTTATATAGTCCAGCTAATGGGCAACTAGTTCCACTTACTAAAGTTGAAGACCCTGTTTTTTCCCAAGGTATGATGGGTCCTGGCATTGCTGTTTTGCCTTCTTCAGACGATATTTATTCACCGGTTGAAGGCACCGTAAGTAACGTTTTCCCCACAAAACATGCTATCGGACTAAAGACAAAAGATAATAAAGAAGTATTGCTCCACTTTGGGATAGATACAGTAGAACTAAAAGGAGAAGGTTTTGAAGTCTTTGTTGAAGTTGATGACAAAGTTCAAGAAGACACCCTCTTAGCTCGTATGGATCGTAATTATTTAAAAGAACAAGAAAAAATCGATACACTGATGGTATTGTTCCCAGAAGAAAAAGATTTTCCTGAGGTAGAAGAAAAAGACGTGCAAGCAAGTGAGGAATTATTCGAACTCAATTAA
- a CDS encoding glycoside hydrolase family 65 protein translates to MEVRQHTLDIHPWKISTTTLDKNHRRLHESITSLGNGYMGMRGNFEEHYSGDHHLGTYLAGIWYPDKTRVGWWKNGYPDYYGKVINAVNFASFDLFVNGVRIDLACCDYEDFYLELNMYDGILYREFTINLGNTKVKFSFERFISITKKELAYISMEAKVLKGEAKLNVISKLDNNVQNEDSNYEEMFWKERNKEIIGDSSFLTTQTVENPFDVEQFVVTSSMKHNLTPIKVWKEPLAINNEFEFFLSTGQMIRLEKEVVIVTSRDVVEEKQIEQAQNLMQSFDNDYSTLKAEHSAAWHKRWELADVTITGDDAAQQGIRFNLFQLFSTYYGEDERLNIGPKGFTGEKYGGATYWDTEAYAISFYLALADPKVTRNLLRYRYNQLPQAYYNADKQGIKGALYPMVTFNGIESHNEWEITFEEIHRNGAIAYAIYNYTNYTGDTSYLKNEGLEVLIAISRFWADRIHYSQRNKAYMIHGVTGPNEYENNVNNNWYTNKIATWTLQYTLDSYQKYKSEYPHTLTTEELNTWQDIIDSMYFPTDEKLGIIVQHDTFLDKKLQTKDALNEEELPLSQHWSWDRILRSCFIKQADVLQGLYFFGDQYTLEEKARNFNFYEPMTVHESSLSACVHAILAAELQKIDKALEMYKRTARLDLDNYNNDTQDGLHITSMTGSWLSIVHGFAQMKTFGESLSFAPLLPKSWQSYTFHVNYRHRLLFVKVTTTSVELHLLTGKPLTLTVYQKPYTLTEHLTITV, encoded by the coding sequence ATGGAAGTTAGACAACATACTTTAGATATTCACCCTTGGAAAATTTCAACGACTACTCTTGATAAAAACCATCGTCGTCTCCATGAATCTATTACTAGTTTAGGGAATGGATATATGGGCATGCGTGGTAATTTTGAAGAACATTATAGTGGCGATCATCACCTAGGTACTTACCTTGCCGGTATCTGGTACCCTGATAAAACTCGAGTCGGCTGGTGGAAAAATGGTTATCCTGATTATTATGGTAAAGTCATTAATGCAGTAAATTTTGCCTCCTTCGATTTATTTGTTAACGGAGTTAGAATTGATTTAGCATGTTGTGATTATGAAGATTTCTACCTTGAATTAAATATGTACGACGGAATTTTATATCGAGAATTTACTATAAACCTAGGTAATACCAAAGTGAAATTTTCTTTTGAACGTTTCATAAGTATTACTAAAAAAGAGCTGGCTTATATTAGCATGGAGGCTAAAGTGCTTAAAGGCGAAGCTAAACTCAATGTCATCTCAAAATTAGATAACAACGTTCAAAATGAAGATAGCAACTACGAGGAAATGTTTTGGAAAGAACGTAATAAAGAAATCATTGGTGATTCGAGCTTTTTGACTACTCAAACCGTGGAAAATCCTTTCGATGTTGAACAATTTGTCGTAACTTCCAGTATGAAGCATAACCTAACACCTATAAAAGTTTGGAAAGAACCTTTAGCAATTAATAATGAATTTGAGTTTTTTCTAAGTACGGGCCAAATGATTCGTTTAGAAAAAGAAGTGGTTATAGTCACAAGTCGTGATGTAGTAGAAGAAAAACAAATCGAGCAAGCACAAAATTTAATGCAGTCATTTGATAATGATTACTCTACATTAAAAGCAGAACACAGCGCAGCTTGGCATAAGCGCTGGGAACTTGCAGATGTTACAATTACAGGAGATGATGCTGCACAACAAGGAATACGTTTTAATCTATTTCAATTGTTTTCAACCTATTATGGAGAAGATGAGCGTCTAAATATCGGCCCTAAAGGTTTTACTGGCGAGAAATATGGTGGAGCAACTTATTGGGACACAGAAGCCTATGCTATTTCTTTTTATTTGGCTTTAGCCGATCCTAAAGTAACTAGAAACCTTTTAAGGTATCGTTATAACCAATTACCACAAGCTTACTACAATGCTGATAAGCAAGGAATTAAAGGGGCGCTGTATCCCATGGTTACTTTTAATGGGATTGAGAGCCACAATGAATGGGAAATTACCTTTGAAGAAATTCATCGAAACGGGGCTATCGCTTATGCTATTTATAATTATACAAACTACACCGGAGACACTTCTTACCTAAAAAACGAAGGGTTAGAAGTATTAATTGCCATTTCGCGCTTTTGGGCGGATCGTATACACTACTCGCAAAGAAATAAAGCTTATATGATCCACGGTGTTACCGGGCCTAACGAGTATGAAAATAACGTAAATAATAATTGGTATACGAATAAAATAGCGACTTGGACGTTACAATACACCCTAGATAGCTATCAAAAATACAAATCCGAATACCCCCACACACTTACAACAGAGGAACTGAATACATGGCAAGATATTATTGATTCCATGTATTTCCCTACTGATGAAAAATTAGGTATTATTGTACAACACGATACATTTTTAGATAAAAAACTGCAAACAAAAGACGCTTTAAATGAAGAAGAACTTCCTTTGAGTCAGCATTGGTCTTGGGATCGTATTTTGCGTTCTTGTTTTATAAAACAAGCAGATGTGTTACAAGGGTTATACTTTTTTGGAGATCAATATACTTTAGAAGAAAAAGCGCGTAACTTTAATTTTTACGAGCCGATGACAGTCCACGAATCTTCTTTATCTGCTTGTGTACACGCTATTTTAGCAGCGGAGCTTCAAAAAATAGACAAAGCACTAGAAATGTATAAGCGGACCGCCCGCTTAGATTTGGACAATTATAACAATGATACACAAGATGGCTTACACATTACGTCTATGACTGGTAGTTGGCTTTCTATTGTTCATGGTTTTGCTCAGATGAAAACCTTTGGAGAATCTCTAAGTTTTGCTCCACTATTACCAAAAAGCTGGCAGTCTTATACTTTTCATGTTAACTATCGTCACCGTTTACTATTTGTTAAAGTCACTACTACCTCCGTTGAACTGCATCTACTTACTGGAAAACCGCTAACTCTAACAGTTTATCAAAAGCCTTATACACTAACGGAACACTTAACAATAACTGTATAA
- the manA gene encoding mannose-6-phosphate isomerase, class I translates to MEPLFMEPVFQEKIWGGDSLQTEFGFELPSENIGEDWAISAHPHGVSTIQNGPFKGQTLDQLWQEHQELFGNQHGDAFPLLVKILDAADDLSVQVHPDDAYALKHEGEFGKTECWYIIDAKPGAQIIYGHTARTREELAQMIREERWDDLFNKVTVKKGDFFYVPSGTIHAIGAGIMILETQQSSDTTYRVYDYDRKDDQGNTRELHIEQSVDVTTVPARDTTLSISETKHGKSSVITYLQTEFFNVYEWQVHGTLQLNQQAPYTLATVTEGYGKLVVEDKTYELTMGTSFILPNEIKNWELQGEATLIASEPGEMA, encoded by the coding sequence ATGGAACCATTGTTTATGGAACCAGTGTTTCAAGAAAAAATTTGGGGCGGAGATTCGTTACAAACAGAATTTGGTTTTGAGCTTCCAAGCGAAAATATTGGCGAAGATTGGGCGATTAGTGCTCATCCTCATGGTGTTAGCACGATTCAAAATGGTCCTTTTAAAGGACAAACTTTGGATCAACTCTGGCAAGAACATCAGGAATTGTTTGGTAATCAACACGGAGATGCTTTTCCGTTATTAGTTAAAATTTTGGATGCAGCAGATGATTTGTCGGTCCAAGTTCATCCAGACGATGCCTATGCTTTAAAGCACGAAGGTGAATTTGGAAAAACAGAGTGCTGGTATATTATTGATGCTAAACCAGGGGCGCAAATTATTTATGGTCATACGGCTAGAACGCGAGAAGAATTAGCCCAAATGATTCGAGAAGAACGTTGGGATGATTTATTTAATAAGGTCACTGTTAAAAAGGGAGACTTTTTTTATGTGCCAAGTGGTACGATTCATGCCATTGGCGCTGGAATTATGATTTTAGAGACACAACAAAGTTCAGATACTACTTACCGAGTTTATGATTACGATCGTAAAGATGACCAAGGTAACACTAGAGAATTACACATCGAACAATCTGTGGACGTTACCACAGTACCAGCTCGTGATACAACGTTAAGTATTTCAGAAACTAAACACGGGAAATCCTCGGTAATTACCTACTTACAAACAGAATTTTTTAATGTATATGAGTGGCAAGTTCATGGCACCTTACAACTAAATCAACAAGCACCCTATACATTGGCTACAGTAACAGAGGGCTATGGAAAGTTAGTGGTAGAAGATAAGACTTACGAACTGACGATGGGAACAAGTTTTATTTTACCTAACGAAATTAAAAACTGGGAGCTACAAGGTGAAGCGACGCTAATTGCTTCTGAACCTGGTGAAATGGCTTAA